A single genomic interval of Proteiniborus sp. DW1 harbors:
- a CDS encoding SPOCS domain-containing protein — MAVELIKDLLKIDQVIGKDEIQALVEGEIRVPEAKPKIKRVLKIDGDVEVTGTKTAKGKIIVNGIVNFNVLYSTDDELQSVHNLDARTDFREEIEIEGVNEGATTDISANVEHIDYEQDGDTSISVKTVISLIGKAIHDNTIDIIKDIKGLDGIQVLKESIRYNDVMGANTSSTLVKEAFELEEHMPDIIDVLRIDTKVFEKETKVVEDKAIVAGVVACSIMYFGDDDENKVNYINHEIPFTHFVELPGAQKDMDCGLKLNSYDTNFEVKEDINGALRIIDIESTVKINAKVYRQVEKEVAVDTYSTNKILDIKKREVIVSESIGQSTSKETIKGTLQVGNEIIKSIYNISGRSLITDYKIMEGKVIIEGLLEVDMLYQVEENDEIKDTRQEIPYKAYVDIEQVSDELELEVENILDDISYKKINSHEVELEATVSNYVSVDRIKKINIITEAVDTGETIDRVSRPSITIYIVQKDDTIWDIAKRYNTTVEDLIKTNDIVSPENIMPGEKIIIEKNVNFEF; from the coding sequence ATGGCAGTTGAACTTATCAAGGATTTACTTAAGATAGACCAAGTGATAGGAAAAGATGAGATACAAGCACTAGTAGAAGGAGAAATAAGGGTGCCAGAAGCCAAGCCCAAAATTAAAAGGGTACTGAAAATAGATGGGGACGTAGAGGTAACAGGCACAAAAACTGCAAAAGGAAAAATTATTGTGAATGGAATAGTAAACTTCAATGTCTTATATAGTACAGACGATGAGCTACAGTCAGTACATAATTTAGATGCAAGGACTGATTTTAGAGAAGAAATAGAGATTGAAGGAGTAAACGAAGGCGCAACTACAGATATAAGTGCGAATGTTGAACATATTGATTATGAACAAGACGGAGACACATCAATATCAGTAAAAACAGTAATTTCACTTATAGGGAAAGCAATTCATGATAATACGATAGACATCATTAAAGACATTAAAGGGTTAGACGGAATACAAGTCCTAAAGGAAAGCATAAGGTACAATGATGTAATGGGAGCAAACACTTCATCTACATTAGTAAAGGAAGCTTTTGAACTAGAAGAGCATATGCCAGATATTATAGATGTTCTTAGAATAGACACGAAGGTGTTTGAAAAAGAGACAAAGGTTGTAGAAGATAAGGCTATAGTAGCAGGTGTTGTAGCATGCTCAATTATGTATTTTGGTGATGATGATGAAAATAAGGTGAACTATATTAATCACGAAATACCATTTACACATTTTGTAGAATTACCTGGTGCTCAAAAAGATATGGACTGTGGATTAAAGCTTAATTCATATGATACAAACTTTGAAGTTAAAGAAGATATTAACGGAGCTCTTAGAATCATAGACATCGAATCCACAGTAAAGATTAATGCAAAAGTATATAGGCAGGTAGAAAAAGAAGTAGCAGTAGATACTTACTCTACTAACAAGATTCTTGATATTAAAAAACGGGAAGTAATAGTATCAGAAAGCATAGGCCAAAGCACTTCAAAGGAAACCATAAAAGGAACTCTACAGGTAGGCAATGAAATCATCAAGAGTATATACAATATAAGTGGAAGGTCCTTAATCACTGATTATAAAATAATGGAAGGGAAAGTGATTATTGAAGGACTATTAGAAGTAGATATGCTATATCAAGTAGAAGAGAATGATGAAATTAAAGATACAAGACAAGAGATTCCATACAAGGCTTATGTAGACATAGAGCAAGTAAGTGATGAACTTGAACTAGAGGTTGAAAATATCCTAGATGATATAAGCTATAAGAAAATAAATAGTCATGAAGTAGAGCTAGAAGCTACTGTAAGTAATTATGTTTCAGTAGATAGGATTAAGAAAATTAACATAATCACAGAAGCTGTGGACACAGGAGAAACCATAGATAGAGTTTCTAGACCTAGCATCACAATATATATAGTTCAAAAAGATGATACTATATGGGATATAGCTAAAAGATATAATACTACAGTAGAAGACCTAATAAAAACAAACGATATAGTTTCTCCTGAAAACATAATGCCAGGCGAAAAGATAATAATCGAAAAGAATGTAAACTTTGAATTTTAA